A window of Terriglobus sp. RCC_193 contains these coding sequences:
- a CDS encoding carbohydrate porin produces the protein MPLIQPDPLRGIMDPINRVTDDLAKSQRLKLGATYTLLNQYAAVTPDQVRHNQGSGRLDFTGAWRAYANEGSAGSISLLVRSGTNIGISQQFNLSNSLGSALTLNCLQGGGAQQPITLNILYWRQDMLGRRLSLYVGKIHPNQHIALSMFNDDETAQFLNGANDGNAAIAYNGTYAGGAALEYQATRHLYIHAVAVDTEGGADKSLATMVDKKYMEAVEIGWFSGTLGKRYQGFHIGMWRDDTKSQGSGYGGGFSTEHEFNSGWAPFVRYALATDTGTTLREVLAVGLTQVHPFGRQGDMFGAAFNYSEPSAGKHHESVFESFYRLRLTQSVDLGPDVQVSIHPTNATREYTTTLLSARVRIIF, from the coding sequence ATGCCGCTCATTCAGCCGGACCCGCTTCGCGGCATCATGGACCCCATCAATCGAGTGACCGATGATCTGGCGAAGTCTCAGCGGCTGAAGTTAGGCGCAACCTACACCCTGTTGAATCAATATGCCGCAGTCACTCCAGACCAGGTCCGGCACAATCAGGGCAGCGGTCGCCTTGATTTCACCGGTGCCTGGCGTGCATACGCCAACGAAGGTTCAGCCGGTTCCATCAGCCTGCTAGTGCGTTCCGGCACCAACATCGGCATCAGCCAGCAGTTCAATCTAAGTAACAGTCTCGGTTCGGCACTTACGCTCAACTGTTTGCAGGGTGGTGGCGCACAGCAGCCCATTACTTTGAACATCCTTTACTGGCGACAGGACATGCTCGGCAGAAGACTCTCCTTGTACGTCGGCAAGATTCATCCCAATCAGCACATCGCGCTCAGCATGTTTAATGACGATGAAACCGCGCAATTCCTGAATGGCGCAAACGACGGAAATGCTGCGATTGCGTACAACGGAACCTACGCCGGTGGAGCCGCACTCGAATACCAGGCAACGCGTCATCTCTATATCCACGCGGTCGCAGTCGACACAGAAGGCGGAGCGGACAAAAGCCTCGCAACGATGGTCGACAAAAAATACATGGAGGCGGTCGAAATCGGCTGGTTCTCCGGCACGCTCGGCAAGCGATACCAGGGCTTCCACATCGGCATGTGGCGCGACGATACCAAGAGTCAGGGCAGCGGCTACGGCGGCGGCTTTTCTACCGAACATGAATTCAACAGCGGCTGGGCGCCATTTGTGCGTTACGCCCTGGCCACCGACACGGGCACCACTCTACGAGAGGTCCTGGCCGTAGGTCTAACCCAGGTGCATCCTTTCGGTCGTCAGGGCGATATGTTCGGTGCTGCCTTCAATTACAGCGAACCAAGTGCAGGCAAACATCATGAGAGCGTCTTCGAATCGTTCTATCGTCTTCGTCTGACGCAAAGCGTCGATCTCGGTCCTGATGTGCAGGTATCCATACATCCAACCAATGCCACCAGGGAATACACCACCACACTTCTCAGTGCGCGCGTGCGCATTATTTTCTAA
- a CDS encoding DUF4112 domain-containing protein gives MPPRPTSEPEILRPRFGGGGDFFSDRNLDALAHLLDDFLRIPGTQIRFGLDGIIGLIPGIGDILGAMASWIIILAAWLRGVPRITLARMFTNVAIETIVGTVPILGDAFDIAWKANRKNFALLERSVGTIPVYKDGAPSTPVRAATPQQRRRHQLSDWLFLGTLFLGMMLLLALPILLLAYIAGRFFAMGAHH, from the coding sequence ATGCCGCCACGTCCCACTTCCGAACCCGAAATCCTGCGCCCACGCTTCGGCGGTGGCGGCGACTTCTTCAGCGACCGCAACCTCGACGCACTCGCGCATCTGCTGGATGACTTTCTGCGCATCCCCGGTACGCAGATTCGCTTCGGCCTCGACGGCATCATTGGCCTGATCCCTGGCATCGGCGACATCCTGGGGGCCATGGCCTCCTGGATCATCATCCTGGCCGCGTGGCTGCGCGGTGTGCCTCGCATTACGCTGGCACGCATGTTTACCAACGTGGCCATTGAAACCATCGTGGGCACGGTCCCCATCCTGGGCGATGCCTTTGACATCGCATGGAAGGCGAACCGCAAGAACTTCGCCCTGCTGGAGCGTTCCGTCGGGACCATCCCTGTCTACAAAGATGGCGCACCATCCACCCCGGTCCGCGCGGCCACACCGCAGCAGCGCCGCCGCCATCAGCTCTCCGACTGGCTTTTTCTCGGCACGCTCTTCCTGGGCATGATGCTGCTGCTGGCGCTTCCGATCCTGCTGTTGGCATACATTGCAGGACGTTTCTTCGCAATGGGCGCACACCATTGA
- a CDS encoding acyltransferase family protein: MPANATSADPDFARTPDSDIVSTATVAAPRTERLLSVDLLRGLTIAFMILVNNQPGDNGFFELRHAQWNGFTLTDLVFPTFLFLVGLSVVLSMAARLAKGASRRTLFLHTLRRSVILVFFGLIVNTFPFQHLDSIRFYGVLQRTAICYLIVGTLCLLRSGWKDKAVIAVACLVSYWLLMRYVTVPGCGLPTHEIPINDPNCNLTAYIDRAIFAPQHLYQRVRDPEGLLSTLPSISTALYGVLAGMWLRTKRSNASKAAGIAVAGVALTASGLLWNIVFPINKKLWTSSFSLLAGGLSLLLLAVSVYVIDAKRWGRKGLSANEAPAIYKPLMVFGTNSILAYMVSELLPPIFSQIKTADGNILRTLHYRLDWLIPGHGWPELCYGLIAVLVTWLIVLPLYRKRIFLRV; encoded by the coding sequence ATGCCCGCGAATGCCACTTCTGCTGATCCGGATTTTGCCCGCACGCCCGACTCCGATATTGTCAGCACCGCAACAGTAGCAGCACCACGCACAGAACGCCTGCTCAGCGTTGATCTTCTGCGCGGACTCACGATCGCATTCATGATCCTGGTCAACAACCAGCCTGGAGACAATGGCTTCTTCGAACTGCGTCATGCGCAATGGAACGGTTTCACGCTGACTGACCTCGTCTTCCCCACGTTCTTATTTCTTGTGGGACTGTCGGTGGTCTTATCCATGGCGGCGCGTCTCGCCAAAGGCGCTTCGCGGCGCACATTGTTTCTGCACACGCTGCGTCGTTCCGTCATCCTGGTCTTCTTCGGGCTCATCGTAAATACCTTTCCTTTTCAACATCTGGACAGCATCCGTTTCTACGGTGTGCTGCAGCGGACAGCCATCTGCTACCTGATCGTGGGAACGCTGTGCCTGCTGCGCTCCGGCTGGAAGGACAAGGCTGTCATCGCCGTCGCCTGCCTCGTCAGCTACTGGCTCCTGATGCGTTATGTAACCGTCCCCGGATGCGGCCTGCCAACACATGAAATTCCCATCAACGACCCCAACTGCAACCTGACCGCTTACATAGACCGCGCCATCTTTGCACCGCAGCATCTCTACCAGCGCGTGCGCGACCCTGAGGGCCTGCTCTCCACGCTGCCCTCCATCAGCACCGCTCTGTATGGCGTGCTGGCAGGCATGTGGCTGCGCACCAAGCGCTCCAACGCCAGCAAGGCTGCTGGCATCGCCGTGGCCGGTGTTGCGCTGACCGCCTCGGGCCTGCTGTGGAACATCGTCTTCCCCATCAACAAGAAGCTGTGGACCAGTTCGTTCTCGCTCCTCGCTGGCGGTCTGAGCCTGCTTCTGCTGGCCGTCTCGGTTTACGTCATCGACGCGAAGCGCTGGGGCCGCAAGGGGCTTTCAGCCAACGAAGCTCCGGCCATCTACAAACCACTCATGGTCTTCGGCACCAACTCCATCCTGGCGTACATGGTGTCAGAGCTGCTGCCGCCCATCTTTTCGCAGATCAAAACCGCAGACGGAAACATCCTGCGTACCCTGCATTACAGGCTGGATTGGCTCATACCGGGGCACGGCTGGCCGGAGCTTTGCTATGGGCTGATTGCCGTGCTGGTCACATGGCTCATCGTGCTGCCGCTCTACCGCAAACGCATTTTCCTGCGGGTATGA
- a CDS encoding DUF72 domain-containing protein, which produces MALFAGTSGWAYATWKPGFYPDKLPQKRFLEHYATRLNSVEVNYTFRALPTETQLAGWMEAAGPEFRFSFKAPEIITHRKRLKECGDAVDRFLTALTPVRNAGRMGALLFQLPPNFKVDVAKLEDFLSLPQMAHAGRVCFEFRNVSWFDEATWSVLRRFNAAVCIAESEDLKTPEVQTAKDFACYRLRMAGGYDDVTIADQAAKFHALAADRDVFVYYKHEDDPAGPLAAEAMRLQAAEL; this is translated from the coding sequence ATGGCTCTCTTCGCAGGCACCTCCGGTTGGGCGTATGCAACGTGGAAGCCGGGATTCTACCCGGACAAGTTGCCACAGAAGCGGTTTCTGGAGCATTACGCCACGCGGCTGAACTCCGTGGAAGTGAATTACACCTTTCGCGCGCTGCCCACAGAAACACAGCTTGCCGGATGGATGGAGGCTGCGGGGCCGGAGTTCCGGTTCTCGTTCAAAGCGCCGGAGATCATCACGCATCGCAAACGACTGAAGGAATGCGGCGACGCGGTCGACCGCTTTCTTACCGCACTGACGCCGGTTCGGAATGCTGGCAGGATGGGGGCGTTGCTGTTTCAACTGCCGCCGAACTTCAAGGTTGATGTTGCAAAGCTGGAGGACTTCCTCTCCCTGCCCCAGATGGCACATGCGGGACGTGTGTGTTTTGAGTTCCGTAATGTGTCATGGTTCGACGAGGCGACATGGAGCGTTCTGCGCCGGTTTAACGCTGCTGTGTGCATCGCGGAAAGCGAAGACCTGAAGACGCCTGAGGTCCAGACCGCCAAAGACTTTGCCTGCTACCGTCTGCGCATGGCAGGTGGGTACGACGACGTGACCATTGCCGATCAGGCCGCGAAGTTTCACGCGCTGGCCGCGGATCGCGATGTGTTTGTGTATTACAAGCACGAAGACGATCCCGCGGGGCCGCTGGCAGCAGAGGCGATGCGGCTGCAGGCGGCAGAGCTTTAG
- a CDS encoding murein L,D-transpeptidase, whose protein sequence is MQTYARRLALVVAFALLPLSGCKRTQQIIHHATSSEPDYTPQILAAITPGHMDGMKYPDFTDIQAQVNNLYDAHDFDLLWVKGGKPTAQADAMLQEFSNAMQRGLRPEDYDSSRWDERVANLKSPEGAALFDVALTVNTMRYLNDLHQGRTNPAHFTFGVKGYNEKKLDVVTVLNTQIIAASDVTAAVDAVEPQSLQYKALKTGLKHYLDLVPQDHIALLPEMNPSARSIAITAGYPALQPLQQKLALLGDYSGDANVSASSADLTEALKHFQHRHGLNEDGKLGSATIDALNTPTTARVTQIADTMERWRWLNDDYQNAAIVVNLPEFELRAFEGTGSEHHEVFRMNVVDGKSDDDTHHTPVIAEQMKYLVFRPYWNVPPSIARKEIIPHMQKQPGYLSAKNYETVDLKGNVVSPNIAAIDKGTQMVRQKAGTSNSLGLVKFMFPNQFNVYLHDTNEKALFARTRRDYSHGCVRLQDPPKLANWLLRDNSKWDEDSIADAMNDGQDNKTVLLPKPIPVVVFYGTAWSDDGEMHFFRDMYGYDDDLEKTLNAGRPYPQKPMRAVTEKDA, encoded by the coding sequence ATGCAGACTTATGCTCGTCGACTTGCTCTTGTAGTTGCATTTGCTCTTCTTCCTCTTTCCGGCTGCAAACGCACGCAACAGATCATTCATCACGCCACCAGCAGTGAGCCGGATTACACGCCGCAGATTCTTGCCGCCATTACGCCGGGGCACATGGACGGGATGAAGTATCCCGACTTCACCGACATCCAGGCGCAGGTGAACAATCTGTATGACGCGCACGACTTCGACCTGTTGTGGGTAAAGGGTGGCAAGCCCACCGCCCAGGCGGATGCGATGCTGCAGGAGTTTTCCAATGCCATGCAGCGCGGCCTGCGCCCGGAGGATTACGACTCCAGCCGATGGGACGAACGCGTGGCAAACCTGAAATCGCCGGAGGGTGCCGCGCTGTTTGATGTGGCGCTGACCGTCAACACGATGCGGTATCTCAACGATCTGCATCAGGGCCGCACGAATCCTGCGCACTTCACCTTTGGGGTGAAGGGTTATAACGAGAAAAAGCTCGACGTGGTCACGGTTCTCAACACGCAGATCATTGCTGCATCGGATGTGACCGCTGCAGTGGACGCGGTGGAGCCGCAGTCGCTGCAGTACAAAGCGTTGAAGACTGGGCTGAAGCACTACCTTGATCTGGTTCCGCAGGACCACATTGCACTGCTGCCAGAGATGAATCCCTCTGCCAGGTCCATTGCGATTACGGCCGGCTATCCTGCGCTGCAGCCGTTGCAGCAGAAGCTGGCGCTGCTGGGTGATTACAGCGGTGACGCGAATGTCAGCGCTTCTTCAGCGGACCTGACAGAAGCACTGAAACACTTCCAGCATCGTCATGGTCTGAACGAAGATGGCAAACTTGGCAGCGCCACGATCGATGCGTTGAATACACCGACCACCGCGCGGGTTACGCAGATTGCAGACACGATGGAGCGGTGGCGCTGGCTCAATGATGACTATCAGAATGCCGCCATCGTTGTGAATCTGCCGGAGTTTGAGTTACGTGCCTTTGAAGGCACCGGCAGCGAGCATCACGAGGTGTTCCGCATGAACGTGGTGGATGGCAAGAGCGATGACGACACGCACCACACGCCCGTGATTGCAGAACAGATGAAGTACCTTGTCTTCCGTCCTTACTGGAATGTGCCGCCGTCGATTGCGCGCAAAGAGATTATTCCGCACATGCAGAAACAGCCGGGCTACCTGAGCGCGAAGAACTACGAGACAGTGGACCTGAAGGGCAACGTCGTTTCACCAAACATTGCCGCCATCGACAAGGGGACGCAGATGGTGCGGCAGAAGGCGGGCACCTCGAACTCGCTGGGACTGGTGAAATTCATGTTCCCCAACCAGTTCAACGTCTACCTGCACGATACGAATGAGAAAGCGCTGTTCGCACGCACACGCCGCGACTATTCGCATGGCTGCGTTCGTTTGCAGGATCCGCCGAAGCTGGCGAACTGGTTGCTGCGCGACAACTCCAAGTGGGATGAAGACTCCATTGCCGATGCTATGAACGATGGGCAGGACAACAAGACGGTACTGCTGCCCAAGCCCATTCCCGTTGTCGTCTTTTACGGCACGGCATGGAGCGACGATGGCGAGATGCACTTCTTCCGTGACATGTATGGCTATGATGACGACCTGGAGAAGACACTGAACGCCGGACGTCCTTATCCGCAGAAGCCGATGAGGGCCGTGACGGAGAAGGACGCGTAA